In a genomic window of Fusarium verticillioides 7600 chromosome 11, whole genome shotgun sequence:
- a CDS encoding N1-acetylpolyamine oxidase: MRYSITQLTAVLTTLSTTAQSAVLPREKQGSCTKTKVAILGAGVAGIAAAQNLTKAGIDEFIIVEYNDYIGGRMRKQSFGKKADGKPYTIEFGANWVEGIGSEATHENPIWQLAKKYDLKSHESDYENYLTFDHKGQTNWSSTIKDLEEIYSKAEAESGRLLLGNLQDTSVRAAIRSAGWRPDKDDMHAQAADWWKWDFESAWTPDESGLIFGVAGGNATFGYFSDVSNLVVDQRGFSTIIQEEAKTFLKNGDKRLRLKTTVKGIKYGKDGVTITTDKGDCIQADYAICTFSLGVLQSNTTEFSPPLPDWKQSAIDQFAMGTYTKIFMQFEEAFWDNETQFFLYADPLERGRYPLFQSLNPEGFAPGSNILFGTVTGQQAWRVERQTNNETMEQILDVLRLMFPDKNVTTPTAFTYPRWSTEPWAYGSYSNWPVGMTLEKHQNMRANVERLYFAGEANSAEFFGFLHGAYTEGRDIANKIGNILNGKAGDDEFDMERYENLHGTTFVDEYDEDNGWLFPYDVEGDEEEGEEE; this comes from the exons ATGAGGTACTCAATCACGCAGCTTACAGCTGTTCTCACAACTCTATCCACAACAGCACAGTCTGCCGTCCTTCCACGGGAGAAGCAAGGGTCCTGCACGAAGACCAAGGTCGCTATCCTCGGAGCCGGCGTCGCTGGCATAGCAGCAGCCCAAAACTTGACAAAAGCAGGCATTGACGAGTTCATCATTGTAGAGTATAATGACTACATTGGCGGGCGAATGAGGAAACAATCATTTGGCAAGAAAGCAGATGGAAAACCTTACACTATTGAGTTTGGCGCCAACTGGGTCGAGGGTATCGGATCAGAAGCTACACATGAGAATCCCATCTGGCAGTTGGCAAAGAAGTATGACTTGAAATCGCATGAGTCCGACTACGAGAACTACTTGACATTTGACCACAAAGGACAGACAAACTGGAGCAGCACGATTAAAGACCTGGAGGAGATCTACAGCAAGGCTGAAGCCGAATCTGGTCGTCTCCTGCTCGGCAACTTGCAAGATACTTCCGTACGTGCCGCTATTCGCTCAGCAGGATGGCGTCCAGACAAGGACGACATGCACGCGCAAGCCGCCGACTGGTGGAAATGGGATTTTGAATCCGCTTGGACACCTGATGAGAGTGGTCTCATCTTCGGAGTGGCTGGTGGCAATGCAACATTCGGCTACTTCAGTGATGTCAGCAACCTCGTCGTCGACCAACGTGGCTTCAGCACCATCATAcaagaggaagccaagacctTCCTCAAGAACGGTGATAAAAGACTCCGACTCAAGACAACTGTCAAAGGCATCAAATACGGAAAGGATGGCGTGACAATCACAACGGACAAGGGCGATTGTATCCAGGCCGACTACGCCATCTGCACCTTTTCGCTGGGCGTGCTGCAGAGCAACACCACCGAGTTCAGCCCTCCCCTCCCTGACTGGAAGCAAAGTGCCATTGACCAGTTTGCTATGGGCACGTATACCAAGATCTTTATGCAGTTCGAAGAAGCTTTCTGGGACAACGAAACGCAATTCTTCCTGTATGCCGACCCTCTCGAGCGTGGCCGGTACCCTCTTTTCCAGTCACTCAACCCCGAGGGTTTTGCGCCGGGCTCCAACATTCTCTTCGGAACTGTTACTGGACAGCAGGCGTGGCGCGTGGAACGCCAGACCAACAACGAGACGATGGAACAGATCCTCGAtgtcttgaggctgatgttcCCCGACAAGAATGTGACGACACCGACTGCTTTTACCTACCCTCGCTGGAGCACTGAACC CTGGGCATATGGCTCCTACAGCAATTGGCCCGTCGGCAtgactcttgagaagcatcaaAACATGCGCGCTAACGTTGAGCGACTCTATTTCGCGGGCGAGGCTAATTCAGCTGAGTTCTTTGGTTTCTTGCACGGCGCATACACTGAAGGTCGCGACATTGCCAATAAGATTGGTAACATCCTCAACGGAAaggctggcgatgatgagtttgacatGGAGAGGTACGAAAACCTTCACGGGACGACATTTGTGGATGAGTATGATGAGGACAACGGCTGGTTGTTCCCGTATGACGTcgagggagatgaagaagagggggaggaagaatga